The genomic stretch GTGGTCACAGGTCAGCTGATAACCTTGGTAAAGTATGCAATACTAAAAGACAGCCAACCAACCctataaaatattctgtgtttaaaTCACTTTGATTTGAATGCGTACTGGGAAACACAAGTCAATAAttcctgtattttcttctgtggatGAGCCTTCCAGCATTCTTAACTCTGCATTTCAGTGGCTTTTGTCAGACTGTTAGTGCAATCTCATGTGATCTcttctgtatttcaaaactgTAACAGCAATATGCAGAATTGTAGCCCAAATGCACTAAGCAACAGAACTATAATTGGAAAAACTGCCACTACAGCCATCTCAGAGAAGTACTTAAGGAGATGGCATACTGTGGTAGCCTTATTCCTGACATCCTATTTAAACTGGTGCCAATAAGTATACATTAGCATATGTCTGTATCAAAGACAGGACACTATTGTGTAGTACAAGTAGCCTCAAATAATATTAAAACTGCTttacttaaaattatttgcttGCTTCATCCACTTTAAGGAAATCTCTATGGATTTAAGCatcattttttgtttatttgcaaGGCTTTGTAGCTCAAAATGGGAGCagaactgttttttctttatcatttaaaaatgcatctgctGAGAAGAAAGACTAAAGGTATTTTGTTACAGGCAAAACCTTTTGGAGAACATTATGGTGTTATAGGGGCTAATAAATTTCTGGCAGATTCATATATTTTATAGTCAaaagtgatgatgatgataacCTCGTCTGGCTTCGCTCATCATGCATGCCATGAATGTTTCTAATTATTCTTGCCTTGAGCTCCAAAGCTTTTTGAACTGCATTGTACATCTTTCCAAAAGCTGCACAATTGTtacttaaatttttactttttggtgGATGATCTGCTGTTCCCCTGGTTACATTGCCTTACCTGGGATGTGAAGTTTAGATACATTTGCAGCTAAAAAACTTTGAGATTGCAGTGATGAATGTCGTATCATAAACTTTGTTCATGATCAGGTGAGTTTTGTATCTTACCTTGCGCATATCCTGCCTTCTAAGTCATCAACTGTGCAGTCCTAGTCTTGCACTATATATCATTCTTTGCATGTGATTTCCTatgcttgttttaaagaaaaaagaaattacagaaaaattaagaagtCATCTTTTCCTGTGGTTACAAACCCTTGTTAGCATGAGCTGCCTGGATACCTCCCCTCAGAAGGCGCTTGAACACATTTAGTATGCCATGTGTTATATGCTGTTCAGTAATGTGAAAAGTTTATTCCTATCCTTCAGTTGAAATCCCAGAACCCCCTCATATTCTTCTTAAAACCTTTAGAGATGGACAGACAGGTTGCATCCAAATGGGGATGAACTTACCATCCAATTGTCCTGTTGCAGTCGTAGTCCTGCCCTGTTTGACTAACTTCTACTTGAAGGACCATTAAGTATTGGTGACACAGATTCTTCTGAAATGGCATTTGCTAGTGTCTGCCTACAATGAAAGGCGTGCAGGTATTTCCAAATTAACCATCAAATGATCAAGTGGAGGTACACGTGCATGAGGGTATTCGTAAGTGCTTCCTGTTTTGGAGGAAATTGGTGTATGGTGGGGGTGATTGGGGTTTTCCCATCTCACCTTTCAGGGAAAGAGAGTCTTCACAGCTGCTCATACTCTTTTACTGCAAGTCAATCGAGCATCAGTGTTAGAAGAAACACTTCTGGAGAGTAGATATGGGATTCAGAGTGCTCCCTGAGAAATCCTTGCAGTTGGTGGTGTTGCAAGCACCAAATGTGAACTGCTGTCAAAACTCTGAGCTGATGTGCTAAACAGAATACATTGAAGGATGTCTCATTGAGGCAAAGATCAAGCAAGGCTCACGGCAGACTTGGTTTCACAGTTACAATGTTATATGTGTTTAAATTGAGCAAGTTCTGGTTTCACTGTGGCCTACTAAAACTTACACCATTACATGGCCCTCCAAATCTCGTAACACCTCCTACCAGTACTCTTATTCCACAGCTTAGAATAAAGTTTCAGTGTGCCAGATAAAACATTATTTACTTGAAAATGCTGATCAAGCTTTCTTAAAAGCCCTAAAAGCATACATGTGAATTTTGAATTATACTAAAACCAGTCTGATTCTATTATATTAGTCAGAATGGATTTAGGCCCATGGCACGTACAACCTTCATTCTTCTCATTTTAAGctatttaaaggaaaactttCCCTTCAGTCTATACTGTGAAAACTCAGTAAATGAGGAACAGCACCcattataaatacaaaaatatggtATATTTACAGTGCCAGTCTTTTCTGTGTGAAGAATCAAGTAGtaagtatttgttttcttaaaaaaatgtatgcaCACTAGTTATGAAAGAACAAAGAGAGCACAAACTGTATGCAAAATCCCCAGCAGATGTTTGAAGTGCTTTGTGACAGGCACATTGCAGAGGTGTAATGCATAGAATGCATCTGGTATTATGGAGTGATGTGAGAGATACCAGTGGCACCTCAGAGTTAAAACCAGCAACATATTACTTTGACTTCAAAGATATGACCTAGTAGATGACCTTGCAGCATGGTCGTAGGGCATCTTGAGGTATTTCTTAGATGTGGCATTTTGAGACTATAGTTCCAGGCTGTAGAGTATTATGAAGGACATTTGTTAGGATCCTAGGGCTGGGGATTGTTCAGGTACCTCAGATGGTGAACTGCAGTTAAAAAACCGAACTCTTTAGAGGCCACAAACAAAGAAGATACTTACACCCGTTGGGCACCTCTCTGTTTAGTCTGGCAACTTATCAATGCTAATGTAATACGGAATACAACAGGGAAAGGGCTGAGACTCGGTACTCTGTTACCTGAGCTGCAGACTCCTGTGCCCTCAGGCTGTGCTGCTTACAGAGGGATCCTGCTCCCTAACAGAATAGCCTCAGGAACAGCGGAGGCTTTTCTCACCCCAGCTGTTGGAGATCCTCCAGATGGGTCTGAATGCAGACCTTGAAAGTCTATTCTTAAGGTCAGGCACTCAAATGAACTTCTCTCATACCTAACAAGAAGGTGCCGAATTCCTTTTCTAGGTCTGGCTCTTGGTCTTTTAAAAGGTGTGTCACACATGGTGCAGATTATGCTAGTCTACATCAGGCTCAGCCACAGTCGCGTTTTATTGCATGTAAACAACTGTGAGACTGTGAACATGTGAGGCCAGCCAGCTCCTTCATGGACCTCATATAACACTGCTAACAGCTGGATGTGCTCAGCACACCTGTGTCAGCACTTAGACTTCGCTTGTACGGATTTATagtatgaaataattttctaaaagtTCTCTCATTTTCATTGCTTCTTTGCCAAACAGGAATTAGTTGTTGTGATCTGCTGAGGAGAACAGGACTGCTTTAAGGCACAAAAACTAACTTCAGTGTCAGAACAATAGTACAACTGTCAAATGTCACTTCTCAGCTGCAGTAAAACATCAGATTTGTTTTATCCTCTCTGATTTACTGGTACTGGGTTTTAAATACCAGTTGCCATGACTGTAGTCACACAGTTCCTCTGACAGATGTATGTTCTACAGTCAAAAGAGTGATATAAATTAAGTACATTAACATGCTTCAACATCCTCTACCAACAAGACTGTTACTGATTTTCACAAACTAGAAGGAAAGACAAACCAATTTCAAGCAAGTTTAGCTGTAAATTCTGTGTCTTAAGAAAGGACCTGAGAGCATTTAGGGTCCAATTAACTTGAGACTTAGCTTTGGACCACAGGGAGACCAAAAAGCCCCTTCAGAGAAAGGTTCACAGTGGACAGAATTGCCATTGACTGTAGAAGTCTTTAATGACCATGCTTCTAAGTTGTGTACCTGATGACTGCTGCCGAGTCAGATAAACTGAGGTACATAAACCTGGATCTGGGATCCTCTTCATGGGCACTTGCACCTAGATTAATGCCCAGAAAATGGCAACTCCCACTCCTTGGTTTTCTCGAGGTACTGGTTGCAATTCTAAACAGTGCAGCTGGGCATGGTGGGCAGGGATGTCACAAGGCAACACCTCAACAGTGATCTTCCAGTACTCGCCCAGACGCCCAGAAATTTCACCTTTTATAAACATCCAACCTTTGAGGAATTCTTAAAGTTTTTtgcaagtaattttttctttccatgtcaaCATTTGTTATACAAAGTAGCTGAATGCTAATGCATGTTGTTCACAGAAGAGTGTTtccatttgtttctgctttgctatTGTGGTTTTAGATAAGAGTTAAACTACAAGTGACATCTGTCATTTAATCTATCATGCAAACATCAGCACATGTCAGATTCAGTCTAAATTTAAGATACACTATCAAAACCAACTAGCACATTATGAAAGGAACAAAATGAATTTTTAGCCACTGAGAGCTTCTGTCATATGCTTcatcattctgaaaaaaatggaagttaTGATGAGGAAATCTCTAATGTACAAAAGCAACTTCTAATAACTGAAAAAATGAATTGTACTATACAAATGTCTGGGGTTATCCTGCAACTTTTCACAGATTAAGGTCCCAAGAACAGTAGagatatttttaattcttaaatttaTTTGACTGACAAAGAAAGTTAACAGAAATAGGTTGTTCCGCCAATGGAAATTACACCATGACTTACCTGTAACACACATTGTTAACATGTTGTTGCACGAGCCCAGCACTTAACTGAAAGCCAATCCTGATTTTCCATTAATTTACAGAGTTGTTTCTCCTAAGCTAATATTCTCGGGTGCAAATGATGCATTCTCAAACTCCAAAGCATTTGATTTTAGCACTCAATTTTACAATTTCAAATATTCTTATTTGAATTTGAATTCAAAACTAGTTTTGCTGCTGTCTTGGAGAGAAATCATGCAGGAGATGAAGTATTCCCCAGTGTAAAAAGCAACCATTACTGATATTTCTGTTTGAGGCATCAGTGGTCACAGAGAAGAACATGTCCTCTTCAGCCCACTGCTCAGTTGTTTCCTCAACCAAAAGAGGAAGCAAGGTGATGTCAGCAATACAGGAAGGCTTCAGCCAAAGGCAAATCTTGAAATGTAACACTAATGAGTATGAATGACTATGTGCAATACTTGGGTGCATTGTTGTTCCTCCTGTGGCACCCACTTCCtcattttctctattttcacttttctctaCAGCAAAATGTTCCCAGGGTTTTGCTCTTTGAAGGAGATGAGAATTACTTTTATGATCTGCTCCATTTGCAACATGTTTTCCACCTGACCCTTAGCCACAACCCCTGGGGTGTCTTCCCAGCAGTGGAAGTTCCTAGTGGCCATTACGATTGATTTCCAAGTCACCTTGCAACTCACTCTGAGAGCCACCAAGCACCCTGTCCACAGGGCTGTGGCCACCTCCTGCCCACCAGGCCATGGTGGCCATCTGCAGGGCCATGGCCACCTCCTGTGGGGATATGGCCACCTCCCACCCATGGAgacatacagaatcacagaatcatcaaggttggaaaagaccttgaagatcacccagtccaaccattaacctaacaatgacagttcccaactacaccatgtccctcagcgcggtgttgacctgactcttaaacacctccagggatggggactccaccactgccctgggcagcccattccaacgcccaacaaccccttctgtaaagaaatgcttcctaatatccagtctaaaccttccctggtgcaacttgaggccattccctcttgtcctgtcgcttgttacttgattaaagagactcatccgcagctctctgcaccctcctttcagggagttgtggAGGGCGATGAGCAATGGGAGCTGACATGGCCGCCTGCCGTGCAGCCACGGCCACCACCCGTGGGACCATGGCCGCCtcccgcggggccccgcggcgCCCCCCAGTTGCAGCGCGGGGCGCGGCGTGTCAGCCCCGGGGGGCGGGGCGTGTCGGGGGGAGGGGCGTGTCCCGGGGGCGTGCGGGGCTCGGAgggccgctgccccggcggggcgggtGGTGCGTGCGGTGTCACTGCCCGGTTCCGATGCCGGGCGGCTGTTGCGGGTGTGCGGTGCCGGGCGGTAGCGGGGTTACACCCTCCCTCCGTGACTGGCCCAGCGGCCGCAGCTCAGGGACAGCGGGTACCTCTTTCCCTTTGCTGGCGCAGGAGAGACGCCGCGACCGCGCTGGGTGATGGGGTAAATGCTGCCGCTGTAAGTGCTACATCCCCTTCTGTGATTGCGGACAGATGCCGGCAGGGAGCGCGGCCCTCTGTGGGTCTGTTTGCCCAGAAGAGACTTCCTTTACTCTCTTCGGAGCCGTGTTTTGTTTCCAGAATTTCTTCAAAATTTGCAGATGAATGCTGCTGTTCCGTTAAGTGTTCGTAATGTCTTATTGCTTAAGGAATTGCAGCTAGAAACTTCTTCAGGGCAGGCACTACATAACCCTTCGCATTTCTACCATACCTGGCACTACAGGGACCAGATATGAACTGTGAACACTCACAGCTTCTAGCTGAGAAAGCACATCAGCTGCCTACTAGGTAGTAGATATGTGAGGATATCAGCAGTTATGGAGATGTAACTGGAAAGTTTGTTCTTCTGTTCTGCATAAATGTTTTTTTGAAATATCTTCCTGCTGAGTTTCTCTAGCCTCAATCTAGTATCTTTATTAAATAATCATCAGCATTTTCGTCTCCATTCTTGGCAGCCCAAGCTCCAGCTACTGCCAACAACCATCAAGATCAAGGGAGGCCAAAAAAGAGCGTTCAGGGATGAAATAGTCAAGAATATTAAAAGTAAATCCATGTTGATTATAAATGCCTGTTCAAATGGTTCATTTAGGATCTGAACGGCCATCAGCACCACCCCACTGCTAGAAAAATGTGATTGCTATAAAATATCTGTcagctttcagatttttatttgctATGGAGTTTGTCATCATTACTGTAAAACCCAAGCCCTGTGTCAGCATGTGTTATGGGAAAGAGATTTACTGTGACATCAGCCATGCTTAGCCCTCAGACTGAAATAGTATTTGGAACAGAATTCTGACTTACCTTTCATATAGAAGCTTTTTCTTTAAGAGTTTCCCCTGAAATCACTGAAGCCATTACAGATATAAAAGAGcattcaaaatgaagaaaagtgcTAGGAACTAGATCTTACAGGGCACATGTGAAGGCCCATAGAAATTAGTAAGAAGCATGATGTGAACAAAGAAGTCTGCTATAAGGCTCTGCCATTATATGAACTGATTGACAGCAATACCACTCTTCAGTGTTAAGCAATATTCTGCAGGTATGTATGTATGTAGAAATGAGGGGAAACAatttttgatataaaaatatagTTTATTGATAGTATATAGATGTATTTGTACCAAGGTTTAACAAACTGAATTTCACTTTTAACTATCTATGTATCTAAATTGTGTGAATCAGCCACAATATAGTCTGTCACGGTGTAACATGCAAGGACATTCATTTGTCTACTGCTAAAGTACTCCTTTTTATCTGGTGTGTTAACCCACATACACACATGACgctttatttaatatttcatctACATAGGTCAACTGTGTCAAGTAGCTGCCGAAGAATTTTAAAACCACTTTCCTATTAAAATTACTGTAATAGTGATAATTTATAAGTtctattttttcatgtttataaaCAATATGCTGAAGACTACTTGTCAAGAGATTACAACTCAACAACTATTTTCTGGCATAATCCTACATTTGAGAATTTTTAAGTAGCTTTGTACTTTATTGGTGTCTCTCCTGAAACAGTGAATAAAGTCAGAGTCACTCATCATGTTTGCTTCATTACTAATTGATAAGCCAGTGGCTTCAGATGATGCCATTCCATTTAATGAATTACTGATGATCCCCATTGACTGCATCTGtattgaaaacaggaaaagaagtacAACTCCTGAGTACACGTACAACAAATCTTTAAAATACTAGTGCAGAAGTCAATGGAGGCATCACTATGTTGGGCTGTTTGACTCCAGACCTTTCACATACTTATTGAACATATATGTAAAGCTTCTTACATAGAACAACATTGTTTTTTTATCATAATGGTATTGATACAACCACTAGACTAGCCTGAAATGATCTGATATACTAGCAATGCAAGAACACTGGGGTATAACTCAGACTGAGTTTAAGTAGAGGAACCCCTGTTTGGTAATCATTATTTCCTCTTGAAGTAATACAGCAAATCAGTCTTGAGATTTTTTAGCCATTTATTTTAATGAGTTTTGTGAAGGGAAGTTTCTATCATGAGCATACACCAGTGCTGTTTAACCTGGTGAACTCTGCAGACTGTTATCACCTCTCTGAGTAGGAGCTTCACAACAGAGCCAAGCTTAGAATTAGCATCTTATGGCTGCAAAACATTTGAATGCATTTACAtagtttgcttattttaaaaaattgtatctCTACCTTGTACTCTTGCCCATAGTACAGAGAGGTCAAAATTTCAAAGCTTTCCTTTTTAGTAATTCCTTCAAAGgtgttttagaaaaataaaatcaggtaaATATACTAGAATTGTGTCGCTAGTTTAGAGTGATGGCTTGGCAAACACAGGTCAAGCTTTCAGGTTGAATACCTCTGAACTTTAAGGCCATTTTAGCCCAGAACCAGGGCTGCACTTGGAAGATGGACTTTCCATTTGTAGCTCTGAGTCACCCTAATCAGGGCTACATTTTAGAGGAAGGTACAATTCCTCCTGTTCTAGTGATGAGCTgcttataattttaaaacttgtATTCTTCACCTGTGTTCATAAAACTGAAAGGTGATCTACTAGTGTAAGATACCGGTTTATTATTAACTTTTTAGTGAAGCAGACATCTTGGCAGTGTAGCCATTTCAGAGAAAGGACACACAGCTCTCATTTGTTTAGCCAGACTCCAAATAAGTTTAGATATGAATGCACAGGAAATACAAAGATCAAGACTTCTAGCTAGCAATGAGaagacagaaatggaaataacaaaaaattacaGCCAATAATTTATATATCATCTGCCAGAATTTGGAATGGAGGTTTGAAATTGTTTTGTGACTGACATCTGACTTAAGCAATGCCACTGTTGTCTGGAAGAACTTAGCCCAGCATAAAACTGTTGCCTTAGGAAGGAGCTCTTTGCAGCAGACAGCAGTGATACTTGAATTACTTAGACTgcaataaataaaactgaaaccaaTAATTAAGTATTTGTCACGGTCTACCCACATCTCCTCTACTGCCCTAGAAAAGTCAAGTCATTCCTGGCTCATATATGAAGCTGAAAATGGCTCTAGTCTTTGTACTTGTGTCTTTCATATATTTCGTATTAATAAAATGCTGCTCTACACGCATGGACACATCTAATGTCATCTACATATCTGTCAATCCATAAATTAAGTCACATCCTCTGACTGAAAAATTCCTGTATCCGTAACAAAGTCCAGCACTGCTGGGTCAGAGCCTCTGTTGGCATTAAGGCTATGGCCCAAGTGAGAGCAGCCATTTCCGCCCCCCTCAAAGTCACTCGTGCCACATGACGAGTATAAATAAAAGCTACATAGAAAATCTTGCCTTTTCTGTTACTTTCTCAACCCCAGTCTTCAGCTCATGTATCATATTGCTGATTTGCTTAGCTTTGCTAAGGCTGTCATCAGGTAGCTCTTGATGGTGCTCAATACGCTGGTTAAAGTGGGAAAGTGGTTCTTTCCAGGCTTGCAACAGTTTCAGTATCAAGTGAGTTAGTTCTTCTCTCTTataaattaaaacagtaaaagaatTTCTCTGTTAGTTTGCAGCAGGTCACATGAACGCTGTTAGACAGTCTGACTGTGAGATCTCAGTGGGATTAAGATTTACATCTGCAATTAAGTAGTTTTCAAATATTCAGAATTTAAGGGCCTTTCTGTCTCTGGTTATTTGCTCATATGTAAGCAGCACCCAAAAGTTGTATTTGTCTTGTTTTCAGCTTTCTTAGACTCCTAAACTCTGCAATACCTAAAATTGCTAATACAGCATTAGCAAAATGGTAACATTCCTCTCAAACTTACTTGCTACTGAAGAAGTTTTTAGGAACTCCTAGATGTCTCAAGAGCCCAAGAAACCTCATCTAGACATCTCTGTTTGCTGGTATGGAAGTGCAGGTGTTTCCTCACACTTGCCATGTTCATAGCTGTGTCAGAGGTTTGCTGCAGGCGTGCTTCCCAGAAGGTGCCTGGTGGTCAGGACCGTTGCTTCTCGGAGGGAAGTTCAGTGGCCGTAAGACCTCTCTTGCAATGTAAGTTCAGAAGTAAGGTTGACTGGTTAAAGCTTTCTAAAGCAGGCAGGGCCTCATTTCTCATTGCCCTTCCAGGGCAGCTTCTGAATGTCTTGTGGGAAGCTCCTCACTCCATCACAACCAAAGAGCAACATGTTCACATTTGTCTCTGTCTCCTAGAGGCAGAAGTTTCTCCCACTGCTGTATCCTCGACTTTAcagtctggttttttttctgtcgAAAGAAACTCTTCCTGCTCTTCTCTAAACTAATAacgattttttttctctttgccattaCATCTGTCTAAAACAATCTGCTGTTCTTTTCCCCATGCCTAACTACCGATTCAGAGATAATGACTGTTATTTCTTTCTCCCGATTGCTTTTTGTACTTTGCAGTGACACTGATTAATTTAACTTATCTGTCACATGCACAGTTTTCTAAGTTGCTGTTCTGCAGAGACTGCCACAACAAAATCAAAGGGATGTCTGCCTGTCGGTCATTTGGACAAAGTACGACTGCAATACCCTTATTATAACTAATAAATACGATCTGAGTATATGTAACCatatacagcttttaaaatagaacCAACTAATGATTCATATGTAATACTTCTGTGATGTGCACCTGTTTGGGGTCAAAACTTATCAGCTTCTTCAATCCAAACTGCTGCTGAAGCACCGGAGGCATAAAAACCTCTCTGCCTATCTCCAGCCCCACCTCAGGTGAGGAGTGAGACAGTTGTGggcatttttcccctttcttcaggGGAGGAAAGGAGGCGGTGTGATCCGCAGagccccctcccagctctccaACCCCTCGGGGGCCCGCggcagccccctcccgccccgtctccgcccgccgccgccgtcctCCCTTACCGGGATTTTTTGGGCGTATTCTTTGCCGTTGGGGGTCAGCATCCCCGACGTGTGGCACTTCCGAGCGGACTTCCCCAGCTCGTTGTCACGGGGCGGAAAGTGTTTTTCCTATGGGGGAGAAAAACCTAAAGAGGCAGCGACCGAGAGCACccctcgcccgcccgccccgccgacAGCCGCTCCCAGGGCGGCGGAGCCGGCCCGGCGCTCACCAGCTCGGCGTAGAGCGCCGTGGCGAGGCTGTGGATCCTGCCCGAGTGCCGGATTACCCGGTCGAAGAGATCGGCCACGCTCAGGAGGCGGCAGCCGGCGTCTCCCGGGGCGCAgaccagcagccacagcagcgcCAGCGCCGCGGCGGCACCTGCGGAGAGACCGGCGGCGTCGGGGGATGTCGGGGGGGCCGCCCggtccggcccggcccgctccgctccccgccgcccgcacCTGctcgccccgccgcccgggcGAGGGCCATGGCCCCGCGGAGGCCGCTGCCCGGCGGGAGCGGCTGGTACCGGCCGGCGCCGGCGTTGCCCCGCGTCCCCTATATATGCCGGGTGGGGACGTGCGTGGCGTGGGGGGGGGTCTCCCGGCCATGGCGGGTCTCTCCCTGACGCGCGCAGCCCGCGGCCGCCGTGAGCGAGCTGCCCGGAGCGGGGCTCCCGGCTCAGCGGGCGGCACCGGGCGCCCCTCGCACCGCGGGACCAGCCCCCCGCCCGGCAACCCACGGCACCCCGCAGCAATGACGGAGCcccgcggcgcccgcccgccgtggggccggggccgcccccgagTCCGTGTCCCAGCCCCCCGCTCCGTGGGCGGGGCGGCGGCTCCTGCGCCCGCACAGAAGTGGCGTGTGCGGGTCCGTACCCTCGGGAGCGGGGAGGGGTGTGAGGGCGGCTCCTGCCAGTGGCACGGGGGGTGTGCACCAGGGCGACAGCGGGAAACGTGACGGGTAGGAGAGAGGCCTGGCCCCGGGACGTTCCTCTCCTACCCATCTCTTCTAATCCCACGGTTAAGGTCAGACCTGCTTCCCCGCTCCCTTGCAGGTGGGTAACACCGCTGGAGGGGTGATCGCTGGTGGCTGCACGCCTGGTGGTGCAAGTGTGCCTGCACAAAGTTGGTGATATCCCAAATGGCTAAAAGGTTGAGGCACACAGCGAAGCACTCAGATCAGGATTCCCAAAGGTGTGCAAGTCTCATGGCAAGTCTCGGTTGCTGCCCTCAGTTTCTGGGCATGAGATCCTCAGCAACCCTGCAAGACATACAAGGAAAGTTGAGACTTTTGTTATGAGACTCATGACTGCTGACATGTCAAACGAGGAGCTGCTTCAAGCTGACCAACGAGGGAACCTGAGCACAGGGTCTTAGTGCTGTGTCTTCTGCGTTTTGGCACCCTACCCCTCTGACATCCAACGGGAACAGCTCAGGGTCTGGTAGAGCTGGAATCAGGCACCTTCTCTGCCTGCGGGTATTCAAGCTGAGGTTGGCCAAGGGACTGCTGTAATCGGTGGCTCTTGTGACATGGAAAATGGGTCAGCTCTGCCCTTCTTGTAGAATTCTTTCACTGCCAGGGGAGCAGCCTGCTTAGACATGAGGATACAGCTGAAGTGAAATTGTCATCTTTCCTCTGTGATTACCCCAGCTGCTATGTTGGAGTCATGTATTTGTTTTCTAGCCACTGAATCCCAATTTCCTTTATGGAAAACGGAAGGACTGTACCTCCAACCAGAATGATGAAGAAcattccttccccccccccccccccccccttttaagGACAGCTGAGTAGCTGGGACCCCTTCTGGAGGTGGAAGATGTGAGTTGGACTAGGTGTTGGCCAAGGAGGAATTGACCTTGGTCACCTATACTCTGTGTGGATGCTAAAAAATTGGTAGAAAACAAGCAAAGGCAGCTAGTTCTCTAGCAAAATCTTAGAAGTAATTTTAATCTGCCAGTGCATTCTGCATTAAGTCAAGTGGCATTTCCAAAGGattcaca from Athene noctua chromosome 3, bAthNoc1.hap1.1, whole genome shotgun sequence encodes the following:
- the LOC141958674 gene encoding prolactin-like, with protein sequence MALARAAGRAGAAAALALLWLLVCAPGDAGCRLLSVADLFDRVIRHSGRIHSLATALYAELEKHFPPRDNELGKSARKCHTSGMLTPNGKEYAQKIPREELTHLILKLLQAWKEPLSHFNQRIEHHQELPDDSLSKAKQISNMIHELKTGVEKVTEKMQSMGIISNSLNGMASSEATGLSISNEANMMSDSDFIHCFRRDTNKVQSYLKILKCRIMPENSC